One segment of Ascidiaceihabitans donghaensis DNA contains the following:
- a CDS encoding WapI family immunity protein — protein MTDFNLGPLCLTVKRYAHDDAKDFEKANWLHIGVKCPTDDGDVSFASSCLMTTDIFDFMDETDALLAGEGFQAYLVSLEPQVDVQIQRGDGPDSFTLDIELTPNAQDDEDTYAVSTTLSRGDMQDVAAQAKRIIEAFPVRSLKAS, from the coding sequence ATGACTGATTTTAATCTGGGTCCCTTGTGCCTGACTGTGAAACGCTATGCACATGACGACGCAAAAGACTTCGAGAAAGCCAATTGGCTGCATATCGGCGTCAAATGCCCGACCGATGACGGCGATGTGTCTTTTGCGTCTTCCTGTCTTATGACCACCGACATTTTCGATTTCATGGATGAAACCGACGCTTTGCTGGCCGGTGAAGGTTTTCAGGCATATCTTGTCAGCCTTGAGCCCCAAGTTGACGTGCAAATTCAACGTGGCGACGGGCCGGACAGCTTCACGTTGGACATTGAACTCACACCAAACGCGCAGGACGATGAGGATACCTATGCAGTGTCCACGACCCTGTCGCGTGGCGATATGCAAGATGTGGCGGCACAGGCCAAGCGGATCATTGAAGCGTTTCCAGTGCGCTCTCTCAAAGCATCTTGA
- a CDS encoding carboxyl transferase domain-containing protein — protein MKLKSQILTSSEAFKVNVTAHKAALGQITEAAQAAAFGGGERSRDRHVSRGKMLPRERVANLLDPGSPFLEVGATAAHGMYDGAAPCAGVVAGIGRVQGHEVMVVCNDATVKGGTYYPMTVKKHLRAQEIAEQNHLPCIYLVDSGGANLPNQDEVFPDRDHFGRIFFNQAQMSAKGIPQIAVVMGSCTAGGAYVPAMSDVTIIVKEQGTIFLAGPPLVKAATGEVVSAEDLGGGDVHTRLSGVADYLAEDDTHALALARRAVAQLNRTKPTTVQWQEAEEPAYDTAELLGVVPADTRQPYDIREVIMRVVDGSRFDEFKPRFGETLVTGFAHLKGCPIGIIANNGVLFSEAAQKGAHFVELCSQRKIPLVFLQNITGFMVGRKYENEGIARHGAKMVTAVATTSVPKITLVVGGSFGAGNYGMAGRAYSPRFMWSWPNSRIGVMGGQQAAGVLATVKRDGMERKGETWSAEEEAAFKQPTIDMFEEQSHPLYASARLWDDGVVDPRKTRDVLFLSLSAALNAPIEDTRFGVFRM, from the coding sequence ATGAAGCTCAAATCACAGATATTGACGTCCTCAGAAGCGTTTAAAGTGAACGTGACCGCCCACAAAGCTGCGTTGGGCCAGATCACGGAGGCCGCACAAGCCGCAGCCTTTGGGGGCGGTGAACGGTCTCGTGACCGTCATGTGTCGCGCGGGAAAATGTTGCCACGCGAACGTGTGGCGAACTTGCTTGATCCGGGGTCTCCGTTCTTGGAGGTCGGAGCGACGGCGGCCCATGGCATGTATGACGGGGCAGCCCCTTGCGCTGGCGTGGTTGCGGGCATTGGTCGGGTGCAGGGCCACGAGGTGATGGTGGTGTGCAACGACGCCACTGTGAAGGGTGGCACATACTACCCGATGACCGTGAAAAAGCACCTGCGCGCCCAAGAGATCGCGGAACAGAACCACTTGCCATGCATCTATCTGGTCGACAGCGGTGGCGCGAACCTGCCCAATCAGGATGAGGTTTTCCCTGACCGTGACCACTTTGGGCGCATTTTCTTTAATCAGGCGCAAATGAGCGCAAAAGGCATTCCGCAAATTGCTGTTGTGATGGGGTCTTGCACCGCGGGCGGTGCCTATGTGCCTGCTATGTCGGATGTGACAATTATCGTAAAAGAACAGGGCACAATTTTTCTGGCTGGCCCGCCGTTGGTAAAGGCCGCGACAGGTGAAGTTGTATCCGCCGAAGATTTGGGCGGCGGTGATGTGCACACGCGTTTGTCGGGGGTCGCGGACTATCTGGCCGAAGATGACACTCACGCCTTGGCACTGGCCCGTCGTGCTGTGGCGCAATTGAACCGTACAAAACCCACAACAGTGCAATGGCAAGAGGCAGAAGAACCTGCATATGACACTGCCGAATTGCTGGGGGTTGTGCCCGCAGACACCCGCCAGCCCTATGACATCCGCGAAGTTATCATGCGTGTTGTGGACGGATCGCGGTTTGACGAATTCAAACCGCGTTTCGGCGAGACTTTGGTGACGGGGTTTGCCCATTTGAAAGGCTGTCCCATTGGCATCATCGCCAACAATGGCGTGTTGTTCTCTGAAGCGGCCCAAAAGGGCGCACACTTTGTCGAGCTGTGTTCACAGCGAAAAATCCCTTTGGTCTTTTTGCAAAACATCACCGGCTTTATGGTGGGGCGCAAATACGAAAACGAAGGCATCGCGCGACACGGTGCCAAGATGGTCACGGCTGTGGCCACGACGTCTGTGCCCAAAATCACGCTTGTGGTGGGCGGATCCTTCGGGGCGGGGAATTACGGCATGGCAGGGCGTGCCTACAGCCCTCGTTTCATGTGGTCATGGCCAAATTCGCGGATCGGTGTGATGGGCGGTCAACAGGCCGCCGGTGTTCTGGCCACCGTCAAGCGCGACGGGATGGAGCGCAAAGGCGAAACATGGTCCGCCGAGGAAGAAGCCGCCTTTAAGCAGCCCACAATTGATATGTTCGAAGAACAATCGCATCCGCTTTATGCGTCGGCCCGCCTTTGGGATGATGGTGTGGTTGATCCGCGCAAAACACGCGACGTGCTGTTTCTAAGCCTGTCCGCAGCCCTGAACGCCCCGATCGAGGACACACGCTTTGGCGTGTTCCGGATGTGA